A genome region from bacterium includes the following:
- a CDS encoding amidophosphoribosyltransferase: protein MTGIYGCVGQGSCLDSLFYGTDYHSHLGTQYGGMAVWGDELRRKIHSIRSSQFKSKFNEERSDLEGDKGIGAVSAAQEQPICLNSRFGSFAIVMNGWIDNADRLAKGLLESGHSFSEVRRGKINQIEVIAKIINTGKDIADGIEQVFKHIDGSCSMLILTEEGLYAARDRYGYTPLVLGRNKQSWAVTTESGALTNQGYEIEKYLGAGEVLFINEHGPKVIRKAGDRCKTCSFLWIYTGFPSSCYEGINAEVVRERCGRCLARRDDVKADIVAGVPESGVAHAVGYAMESGIPYRRPLVKYTPGYGRSYTPPSQEERDRVAKMKLIAVRDLIDGKKVLICEDSIVRGTQLKNFTAQKLWANGAKELHVRPACPPLMFPCKFNISTRSADELIARRAIDAIEGRHVEDVSAYLDEDGEKYGRMVEWIQKDIGVTSIRYQRLGDMISAIGLPKEKLCTYCWTGDEG, encoded by the coding sequence ATGACAGGCATTTACGGATGCGTCGGACAGGGCAGCTGTCTCGATTCGCTCTTCTACGGCACGGATTATCACTCGCATCTCGGCACGCAGTACGGCGGCATGGCCGTCTGGGGCGACGAGCTCAGGCGCAAGATCCATTCGATACGCTCGAGCCAGTTCAAGTCAAAATTCAACGAGGAGAGGTCGGACCTCGAGGGCGACAAGGGCATCGGGGCCGTCAGCGCAGCCCAGGAGCAGCCGATCTGCCTCAACTCCCGTTTCGGCAGCTTCGCCATCGTCATGAACGGTTGGATCGACAACGCTGACCGCCTCGCGAAGGGGCTGCTCGAGAGCGGTCACTCGTTCTCAGAGGTCAGGCGTGGAAAGATCAACCAGATAGAGGTGATCGCCAAGATCATCAACACGGGCAAGGACATCGCGGACGGTATCGAACAGGTCTTCAAGCACATCGACGGTTCCTGTTCGATGCTGATACTGACCGAAGAGGGCCTTTACGCCGCGAGGGATCGTTACGGCTACACGCCGCTCGTGCTGGGCAGAAACAAACAGAGCTGGGCAGTGACCACTGAGAGCGGCGCGCTCACGAATCAGGGATATGAGATCGAGAAATACCTGGGCGCCGGAGAGGTCCTCTTCATCAACGAGCATGGCCCCAAGGTCATAAGAAAAGCAGGCGACCGCTGCAAGACCTGCTCCTTCCTTTGGATATACACCGGTTTCCCCAGCTCGTGCTACGAAGGCATCAACGCTGAAGTCGTCCGCGAGCGCTGCGGCCGCTGCCTCGCAAGGCGCGACGACGTGAAGGCGGATATAGTCGCAGGAGTTCCGGAGTCGGGCGTGGCGCACGCGGTCGGCTACGCCATGGAGTCCGGCATCCCCTACCGCAGGCCGCTGGTCAAGTACACGCCCGGCTACGGCCGCAGCTACACGCCGCCCTCACAAGAGGAGCGCGACCGCGTCGCGAAGATGAAGCTGATCGCCGTGCGTGACCTCATCGACGGCAAGAAGGTGCTGATCTGCGAAGACTCGATTGTGCGCGGAACCCAGCTCAAGAACTTCACCGCGCAGAAGTTGTGGGCAAACGGGGCAAAGGAGTTGCACGTAAGGCCTGCCTGCCCGCCGCTCATGTTCCCGTGCAAATTCAACATCTCCACCCGTTCGGCGGACGAGCTCATCGCACGCAGGGCGATCGACGCTATCGAAGGCAGGCACGTGGAGGACGTTTCGGCCTATCTAGACGAGGATGGAGAGAAATACGGGCGCATGGTGGAATGGATCCAGAAGGACATCGGCGTGACCTCCATCCGCTATCAGCGCCTCGGCGACATGATCAGCGCCATAGGCCTGCCGAAGGAAAAATTGTGCACGTACTGCTGGACAGGAGATGAAGGCTGA